In Calidithermus timidus DSM 17022, the following are encoded in one genomic region:
- a CDS encoding ABC transporter ATP-binding protein, which produces MTPILEAHDLALAFKGVRALNGVSFAVNPGDFFAVIGPNGAGKTSLLNVLSGLYRPQRGTVRFLGEDLSGVSPQERARRGLGRTFQNLELFRGMSVLDNVKLGAELAVGAYGALTPDARKEWVIRRWAEEVLDYLHLAPHRHKHAGALPYGLQKRVEVARALAGKPKVLLLDEPMAGLSLEEKQDLARFLLDARREWRVTLVLVEHDLKAVLELSTGVLVMSYGEVLYLGEPGGVRDNPRVAEAYLGRSA; this is translated from the coding sequence ATGACCCCCATCCTCGAGGCCCACGACCTGGCCCTGGCCTTCAAAGGGGTGCGGGCCCTCAACGGGGTCAGCTTCGCGGTGAACCCCGGCGACTTCTTCGCGGTCATCGGGCCCAACGGCGCGGGCAAGACCAGCCTGCTCAACGTGCTCTCGGGGCTCTACCGGCCCCAGCGGGGCACGGTGCGCTTTTTGGGAGAGGACCTGAGCGGGGTCTCACCGCAGGAGCGGGCGCGGCGGGGGCTGGGTCGGACGTTTCAGAACCTCGAGCTCTTCCGGGGCATGAGCGTGCTGGACAACGTCAAGCTGGGGGCCGAACTGGCGGTGGGGGCCTATGGGGCCCTGACCCCCGATGCCCGCAAGGAGTGGGTCATCCGCCGCTGGGCCGAGGAAGTCCTGGACTACCTGCACCTCGCCCCGCACCGTCACAAGCACGCCGGGGCGCTGCCCTACGGCCTGCAGAAGCGGGTGGAGGTGGCCCGCGCCCTGGCCGGCAAGCCCAAGGTGCTGCTGCTGGATGAGCCCATGGCCGGGCTCTCGCTCGAGGAGAAGCAAGACCTTGCCCGCTTCCTGCTCGACGCGCGGCGGGAGTGGAGGGTGACGCTGGTGTTGGTCGAGCACGACCTCAAGGCGGTGCTCGAGCTCTCCACGGGCGTGCTGGTGATGTCGTATGGCGAGGTGCTCTACCTGGGCGAACCCGGCGGGGTGCGCGACAACCCGCGGGTGGCCGAGGCCTACCTGGGGAGGTCGGCTTAG
- a CDS encoding ABC transporter ATP-binding protein, whose translation MTPLSVENLKVVYRGVILALNGVSLRAEPGEAVGLLGPNGAGKSTLVRAIAGLLHQYEGRVLDGKITLGGQDITHASALKVTALGLTPILEGRPVFRYLSVLENLTAASHKLSPARARALTEEVFARFPRLYERRREQAGYLSGGEQQMLLLGMALLTEPRVLVVDEPSLGLAPRMVEEVMRVLGELRREKGLTLILVEQNARAAFSLVERVYVLEQGRVAFEGSTQAAQSDADVMEFYLGAGASGGFAEAKRYRRRKRWV comes from the coding sequence ATGACCCCCCTCAGTGTCGAAAACCTCAAAGTGGTCTACCGGGGCGTGATCCTCGCCCTCAACGGCGTCTCGCTGCGGGCCGAACCCGGCGAGGCGGTGGGCCTCTTGGGCCCCAACGGCGCGGGCAAGAGCACGCTGGTGCGGGCCATCGCCGGGCTGTTGCACCAGTACGAGGGCCGGGTGCTCGACGGCAAGATCACCTTGGGCGGGCAGGATATCACCCACGCCTCGGCCCTCAAGGTGACGGCGCTGGGGCTTACGCCGATCCTCGAGGGTCGCCCGGTGTTCCGCTACCTCAGCGTGCTGGAGAACCTCACTGCCGCTTCCCACAAGCTCTCCCCGGCGCGGGCCAGGGCCCTCACCGAGGAGGTCTTTGCCCGCTTTCCCCGTCTCTACGAGCGGCGGCGCGAGCAGGCTGGCTACCTCTCGGGCGGGGAACAGCAGATGCTCCTGCTGGGCATGGCCCTGCTCACCGAGCCCAGGGTGCTGGTGGTGGACGAGCCCAGCCTGGGCCTGGCCCCCAGGATGGTCGAGGAGGTCATGCGGGTGCTGGGCGAGCTGCGGCGGGAGAAGGGCCTGACCTTGATCCTCGTCGAGCAGAACGCCCGCGCCGCCTTCAGCCTGGTTGAGCGGGTGTATGTGCTCGAGCAGGGCCGTGTAGCCTTCGAGGGCAGCACCCAGGCCGCGCAGAGCGACGCCGACGTGATGGAGTTCTACCTTGGCGCCGGGGCCTCCGGCGGCTTCGCCGAGGCCAAGCGCTACCGCAGGAGGAAGAGGTGGGTGTGA
- a CDS encoding branched-chain amino acid ABC transporter permease, with protein MDLSLLPQFLITGLSTGALYALIALGFVLVYRATSVVNFAIGEFLLVGAYLVYTFNVPPFNFPLPLAMLTALPAAFLFGLLIERGFVRPLLGRNVVAVIMATIGLVATLDGTAQLVWGADQKAYNGALPGQPIILGSLVLTARSIWGIAVGIGVALLLIALLRYSRYGVMIRAVSESETAALALGINAPRMVGIVWGLSAALAALGGALLASASGPGFHVVALGLMVFPVAILGGMDSVPGAVVAGLLLGVVQALSTAYLEGSLPGITEAIPFVIVLLVLLLRPYGLFGQSRIERV; from the coding sequence ATGGACCTGTCCCTCCTGCCGCAGTTCCTCATCACCGGCCTGTCCACGGGGGCTCTGTATGCCCTGATTGCGCTGGGCTTCGTGCTGGTCTACCGTGCGACCAGCGTGGTCAACTTCGCCATTGGCGAGTTCTTGCTGGTGGGGGCCTACCTGGTCTACACCTTCAACGTTCCACCCTTCAACTTCCCGCTGCCCCTGGCGATGCTGACGGCCCTGCCGGCGGCCTTCCTCTTCGGCCTGCTCATCGAGCGCGGCTTCGTGCGGCCTTTGCTGGGTCGCAACGTGGTGGCGGTGATCATGGCGACCATCGGCCTGGTGGCGACGCTGGACGGGACGGCCCAACTGGTCTGGGGAGCCGACCAAAAAGCCTACAACGGCGCTCTGCCGGGCCAGCCCATCATCCTGGGCAGCCTGGTGCTCACCGCCCGCTCGATATGGGGCATCGCGGTGGGGATTGGGGTGGCGCTGCTGCTCATCGCCCTGCTGCGCTACAGCCGCTACGGGGTGATGATCCGCGCGGTCTCGGAGAGCGAGACCGCGGCGCTGGCGCTGGGCATCAACGCGCCGCGCATGGTGGGCATCGTCTGGGGGCTCTCGGCGGCCCTGGCCGCGCTGGGCGGGGCGTTGCTGGCCTCGGCCAGCGGACCGGGTTTTCACGTGGTCGCGCTGGGGTTGATGGTCTTTCCGGTGGCCATTTTGGGCGGCATGGACTCGGTACCGGGCGCGGTGGTCGCCGGGCTTCTGCTGGGGGTGGTGCAGGCGCTTTCGACGGCCTACCTCGAGGGCTCCCTCCCCGGCATCACCGAAGCCATCCCCTTTGTGATCGTGCTGCTGGTGCTGCTGCTGCGCCCCTATGGCCTCTTCGGCCAGAGCCGCATCGAGCGGGTTTAG
- a CDS encoding ABC transporter substrate-binding protein has protein sequence MKATRRQVLKAGLAASTVFSPLAISLAQSRPLKMAVLYPLTGPFAFAGQAGLEGLRDATDYFNEVRGGVGGRKVELIVEDTGYDVSRGTAAFNRIISREREDELLFVYGDSTGLSKALAPEIARLQLPYTATSFSTELADPKTYPTIFVFGPTYNDMMAALLQQIRRTKGKAKVALVYSNSEFGKDPIPYVKEQAPKLGMEIVAEEVTPLAVPDATALALKLRQANPDFVICHGYVLTVEPVLLRAAREQGMKSIFMGTYYSAELALMQRAGAAADGFIVAYHNPYWYDNLAAGIDQLKKFRASKGKDNSYKTTYYVGAYTSCSAIWEAYRRAGAAGKLNRAGVVESLNNMGDWDTGGLIRSMRFVNHRLPYTKLYRANVKSGRFDAITDWVTLA, from the coding sequence ATGAAAGCGACCCGCAGGCAGGTTCTCAAGGCAGGATTGGCGGCTTCCACGGTATTTTCGCCCCTAGCGATCAGCCTGGCGCAGAGCCGACCGCTGAAGATGGCGGTGCTCTATCCGCTCACCGGGCCCTTCGCCTTCGCCGGGCAGGCGGGTCTCGAGGGCCTGCGCGACGCTACCGACTACTTCAACGAGGTGCGCGGTGGAGTGGGCGGGCGCAAGGTCGAGCTGATCGTGGAGGACACCGGCTACGACGTCTCCAGGGGAACGGCGGCCTTCAACCGCATCATCTCGCGTGAGCGCGAAGACGAGCTACTGTTCGTCTACGGTGACTCCACCGGTCTCTCCAAGGCTCTGGCTCCCGAGATTGCCCGGCTGCAACTGCCTTACACCGCGACCTCCTTCTCCACCGAGCTGGCCGATCCCAAGACCTACCCCACCATTTTCGTCTTCGGACCCACCTACAACGACATGATGGCTGCCCTCTTGCAGCAGATCCGCCGCACCAAAGGCAAGGCTAAGGTCGCGCTGGTCTACTCCAACTCAGAGTTTGGCAAAGACCCCATTCCCTACGTCAAGGAGCAAGCTCCCAAGCTGGGCATGGAGATCGTGGCCGAGGAGGTTACGCCACTGGCGGTGCCCGACGCTACCGCGCTGGCGCTGAAGCTACGTCAGGCCAACCCCGACTTCGTCATCTGCCACGGCTACGTGCTCACCGTCGAGCCGGTGCTGCTGAGGGCTGCACGGGAGCAGGGCATGAAGTCCATCTTCATGGGCACCTACTATTCCGCCGAGCTGGCCTTGATGCAGCGGGCGGGGGCTGCCGCCGACGGCTTCATCGTGGCTTACCACAACCCCTACTGGTACGACAACCTGGCCGCAGGCATCGACCAGCTCAAGAAGTTTCGCGCCAGCAAGGGCAAGGACAACAGCTACAAGACCACCTACTACGTGGGGGCTTACACCTCCTGCTCGGCCATCTGGGAGGCTTACCGCCGTGCCGGGGCTGCGGGCAAGCTCAACCGCGCCGGGGTGGTGGAGAGCCTCAACAACATGGGCGATTGGGATACCGGTGGCCTGATCCGCTCGATGCGCTTCGTCAACCACCGCTTGCCCTACACCAAGCTCTACCGGGCCAACGTCAAGAGCGGCCGCTTCGATGCCATCACCGACTGGGTGACCCTGGCCTGA
- a CDS encoding ThuA domain-containing protein has protein sequence MGFIPKSAQKIAFCTLAGLLLLLAACSQEGGASPQVRIEQPVNGSVVSSSQIQVRGEALDPRGISRLTYQLNDGLERSVGITSGKIVPFSFNLGGLQKGGNTLTVYAYNTTDTRGSASVSLNYSPPPPTGGLSFRRVQIDAQSPQSAWIKSIGDLNGDGLPDLIIGGDNAELLWYQAPGWSKHTIDPSIRSQSGSAVADLDTDGDLDLIVGSNWYENNGSGSTWLKHPLGNAGTHDIVVADLNKDGKPDVIMRGESDTVITVFLQQSKSQWSPFDIDPGYGRNGLDVGDLDQDGWPDLAVGGIWMKNPAGNVASGNWVKHSFAPGWPQYAAVKLVDLNADGRLDAILSPSEQRGEVAWFEAPADPRDDGGWLEHPIQSDVDSIHSLDAVDMDGDGRLDVVGSEFRGHKRLFVWLNRSGQWEARVIASEGLHQTRVADVGNDGDYDIFGHVCPEPEACFGSGPVVLMENQAANSASGRVLVFSKTESFRHDSIPDGLAAIRQLGDQNGFAVDATEDPSAFTPGNLTQYKAVIFLNTQGKVLDPSQQAAFQQYIQSGGGFVGIHSAADTLTDWPWYVKLVGAKFASEIRAASLKLTVVDGSHPSTQGLPSPWYFETEAYNFDANPKTNGVSVLLNLDEGYVDGGTMGGDHPMAWYHPYDGGRSWYTNLGSDKADYGDPRFLAHLLGGIRWAGRLGPG, from the coding sequence ATGGGATTTATACCAAAATCAGCACAGAAGATCGCCTTTTGTACGCTGGCGGGGTTGCTTCTCCTGCTGGCGGCGTGCAGCCAAGAAGGCGGGGCTTCTCCGCAAGTCAGGATCGAGCAGCCCGTCAACGGCTCCGTGGTGTCCTCGAGCCAGATCCAGGTACGGGGAGAAGCCCTCGATCCGAGGGGGATCAGCCGCCTGACCTACCAGCTCAACGACGGCCTCGAGCGGAGCGTGGGCATCACCAGCGGCAAGATCGTTCCCTTCAGCTTCAACCTCGGCGGCCTCCAAAAGGGTGGCAATACCCTCACCGTCTATGCCTACAACACCACCGACACCCGGGGCTCGGCCTCGGTGAGCCTGAACTACAGCCCCCCTCCCCCCACCGGCGGCCTCAGCTTTCGCCGGGTCCAGATCGACGCCCAAAGCCCCCAGTCGGCCTGGATCAAGAGCATCGGCGACCTCAACGGCGACGGACTGCCCGATCTGATCATCGGCGGGGACAACGCCGAGTTGCTGTGGTACCAGGCTCCGGGCTGGAGCAAGCACACCATCGACCCCTCCATCCGCAGCCAGAGTGGCAGCGCAGTGGCCGACCTCGACACCGACGGCGACCTAGACCTCATCGTCGGCAGCAACTGGTATGAGAACAACGGCTCGGGAAGCACCTGGCTCAAGCACCCCCTGGGCAACGCCGGCACCCACGACATCGTGGTAGCCGACCTCAACAAAGACGGCAAGCCCGACGTGATCATGCGCGGAGAAAGCGACACCGTGATCACCGTGTTCCTGCAGCAGAGCAAGTCCCAGTGGAGCCCCTTTGACATCGACCCCGGTTATGGCCGCAACGGCCTGGACGTGGGCGACCTCGACCAGGACGGCTGGCCAGACCTGGCCGTGGGCGGCATCTGGATGAAGAATCCCGCCGGCAACGTCGCCAGCGGCAACTGGGTCAAGCACAGCTTCGCTCCAGGCTGGCCCCAGTACGCCGCGGTGAAGCTGGTCGACCTCAACGCCGATGGAAGGCTGGACGCGATCCTCTCCCCCTCCGAGCAGCGGGGGGAGGTGGCCTGGTTCGAGGCTCCCGCCGATCCCCGTGACGATGGGGGCTGGCTCGAGCACCCCATCCAGAGTGACGTCGACAGCATCCACAGTCTGGACGCGGTGGACATGGATGGGGATGGCCGCCTGGACGTGGTGGGCTCGGAGTTCCGTGGCCACAAGCGTCTGTTCGTCTGGCTCAACCGGTCAGGCCAGTGGGAGGCCAGGGTCATCGCCAGCGAAGGGCTGCACCAGACCCGCGTGGCCGATGTCGGCAACGACGGAGACTACGACATCTTCGGCCACGTCTGCCCCGAGCCCGAAGCTTGCTTCGGTAGCGGCCCTGTCGTGCTCATGGAGAATCAGGCCGCCAACAGCGCCTCCGGCCGGGTGCTGGTGTTCTCCAAGACCGAGTCCTTCCGCCACGACTCCATCCCCGATGGCCTCGCCGCCATCCGCCAGCTCGGCGACCAAAACGGTTTCGCCGTGGATGCCACCGAAGACCCCTCAGCTTTCACCCCCGGCAACCTAACCCAGTACAAGGCCGTAATCTTCCTCAACACCCAAGGCAAGGTGCTGGACCCCTCTCAGCAAGCCGCCTTCCAACAGTACATTCAATCGGGTGGGGGCTTCGTAGGGATCCACAGCGCCGCGGATACCCTGACCGACTGGCCCTGGTACGTCAAGCTGGTGGGGGCCAAGTTTGCCAGCGAAATCCGGGCGGCCAGCCTCAAGCTAACGGTGGTGGACGGCTCTCACCCCTCCACCCAGGGCCTGCCCAGCCCGTGGTATTTCGAGACCGAGGCCTATAACTTCGACGCCAATCCCAAAACCAACGGTGTCAGCGTGTTGCTCAACCTCGACGAGGGCTACGTGGACGGGGGTACCATGGGCGGCGACCACCCCATGGCTTGGTATCACCCCTACGACGGCGGGCGCTCGTGGTACACCAACCTCGGTTCCGACAAGGCCGACTACGGTGACCCCAGGTTCTTAGCCCACCTGCTCGGGGGCATTCGGTGGGCCGGTAGGCTCGGCCCAGGCTAG
- a CDS encoding glycosyltransferase family 4 protein, translating to MELTLAVPKLETYSPQSGIGRVLSNLRAGWGERVRVVGAAYRSLPLPLLRNRPIGVRLEQPADLVLLPQLTGAEALRDTGGLPGVVIVHDIGVVDFPGDRGTLGWWSHESVKASFYALRRASRVIAVSEFTRGRLLHHLPQLEGRVEVVLNGVDPTFLEPGPTPEQARERLSDHLGRELRGALVLYVGTELPRKNLGLLLRAFARTRKDFPEAVLLKVGGAGGPRWREQTQALLRELALREGQDVLFLQGVDDAMLRLAYSAADAVALPSLYEGFGLPALEALACGTQVLVTDCAALPEAVGRVGVVVEPQLEAFAAALGRLLATPPTQEWRQAARDHACQLAWPSRAEAYLDIIRRVAGRA from the coding sequence ATGGAACTCACGCTCGCGGTGCCCAAGCTCGAGACCTATTCTCCCCAAAGCGGGATCGGGCGGGTGCTGAGCAATTTGCGGGCGGGGTGGGGAGAGCGCGTGCGGGTGGTGGGGGCGGCCTACCGTAGCTTGCCTCTGCCGCTGCTGCGTAACCGGCCCATTGGGGTGCGGCTGGAGCAGCCCGCCGACTTGGTCCTGCTGCCCCAGCTCACCGGAGCCGAGGCTCTGCGCGACACCGGAGGTTTACCGGGGGTGGTGATCGTGCACGACATCGGGGTGGTGGACTTTCCCGGCGACCGAGGCACGCTCGGTTGGTGGAGCCACGAAAGCGTGAAGGCCAGCTTTTACGCCTTGCGCAGGGCCAGCCGAGTGATCGCCGTCTCGGAGTTCACCCGCGGGCGCTTGCTGCACCACCTGCCCCAGCTCGAGGGCCGGGTGGAGGTGGTACTCAACGGCGTGGACCCGACTTTCCTCGAGCCCGGCCCCACCCCCGAGCAAGCCCGTGAGCGCCTGAGTGACCACCTGGGGCGCGAGCTGAGGGGAGCGCTGGTGCTCTACGTGGGTACTGAGCTGCCGCGCAAGAACCTGGGCCTGCTGCTACGGGCTTTCGCCAGAACCCGAAAGGACTTCCCTGAGGCTGTGCTGCTCAAGGTCGGGGGGGCTGGCGGTCCCCGCTGGCGCGAGCAGACCCAGGCCCTGCTGCGCGAGTTGGCTCTGCGGGAGGGGCAGGACGTGCTCTTTCTGCAGGGCGTGGACGACGCGATGCTGCGATTGGCCTACTCCGCCGCCGACGCGGTGGCGCTGCCCAGCCTCTACGAAGGCTTTGGCCTGCCTGCCCTCGAGGCCCTGGCCTGTGGAACCCAGGTGCTGGTGACCGATTGTGCGGCCTTGCCCGAGGCGGTGGGGAGGGTGGGGGTGGTGGTCGAGCCGCAGCTCGAGGCCTTCGCCGCGGCGCTGGGGCGTCTGCTGGCCACCCCACCCACCCAGGAATGGCGCCAAGCCGCCCGCGATCACGCCTGCCAGTTGGCCTGGCCCAGCCGGGCCGAGGCCTATCTGGACATCATTCGGCGGGTGGCTGGCCGCGCCTAG
- a CDS encoding GNAT family N-acetyltransferase — translation MLSPSELRPSSAVGGEWYWIDRLDWTYEQWRQWVERPELETWVAYFQDTPAGYCELERQGEAVNIAYFGLIPRFIGRGIGGVLLTRCLERARAMGAKRLTVNTCTLDAPWALASHQARGFRIYRQETAAKELPDRPIGPWPGSRP, via the coding sequence ATGCTCTCCCCCTCCGAGCTCAGGCCCTCGAGCGCCGTAGGCGGGGAGTGGTACTGGATCGACCGCCTGGACTGGACTTACGAGCAGTGGCGCCAGTGGGTAGAGCGACCCGAACTCGAGACCTGGGTGGCCTACTTCCAGGACACCCCGGCGGGCTACTGCGAACTCGAGCGGCAGGGCGAGGCCGTCAACATCGCCTATTTCGGCCTGATTCCCCGCTTCATTGGTCGGGGCATCGGCGGGGTGCTGCTCACGCGCTGCCTCGAGCGCGCCCGGGCCATGGGCGCTAAGCGCCTGACGGTCAACACCTGCACCCTCGACGCTCCCTGGGCGCTGGCGAGCCACCAGGCTAGGGGGTTCAGGATTTACCGCCAGGAAACGGCTGCCAAAGAACTTCCCGATCGTCCGATAGGACCTTGGCCGGGCTCGAGGCCCTAA